The following proteins are encoded in a genomic region of Synechococcus sp. CBW1002:
- a CDS encoding PEP/pyruvate-binding domain-containing protein, with translation MAGGTGLSMEVHGREAWWIPLEQGPEVTPEREEELAKRLGGKAAALRRLAGLGHPVGPALVILPEAFALALEPDHPCPRRLPDWLEADMRRAVQSQLPSGGRLAVRSSAPQEDGRQRSFAGQYTSVLEVEPDDLARAVLAVWASAFEPSVRAYSSAAASTPAPFTAPAVLVQPMLRPLVAGVAFSADPLTGQRGVTVIQAVAGVAADLLAGTAEGDLYHLSWDDRVLESRPLQAGRPLLDRARLLAVHHLVRQVARDCGTPQDVEWALEAPEHPGGPERLWLLQARPITTLARVADPDGVVALWDNSNIVESYSGVTTPLTFSFARKAYTEVYTQFCLFMGVPASRVRRHRRVFATMIGFLEGRIYYNLHSWYRVLSLLPGYGLNAAFLEQMLGVQQPLETRQRERLRLEPPVPPLRDLLRLVRASGSLLGNYLTLERRRRNFLARLDRVLPAAHEATALAEARPDQLVERYRAIEAELLNRWDAPLINDFYAMVLHGVLGRLLERWGLDAGGGLRNAWISEIGSVISSEPPRRIAAMAALVVELDVEQPALVTLLRRGSLPAIRRALATVPELEAALNDYLAVFGDRCLEELKLESLTLRDDPLPLLRTLGAAAAAAAAMTARSQQGPSSGPAAPRDQTPAQGLARAQVQATAQATDSAPLQSARVLRGPQRWLLFGLRRQLRRLVANRENLRFERTRVFGLARRLLLELGRRLAALDRLDRAEDVFFLEVDEVMAVVEGNGTTTDLRGLVALRRAEWQRHGRQPPLPRRFETRGLPTLDLPPPPKPASPLSDPGDSAAEQVAASTAESVWQGTACSPGRVRGKVALVNNPRAWLEGPGATANEPRILVAACTDPGWVLLFPQACALLVERGSVLSHVAIVARELGLPMVTELAGLSSLLQNDDWLEIDGGSGLVRRCAGPEPGTW, from the coding sequence ATGGCTGGTGGGACGGGGTTGAGCATGGAGGTGCATGGCCGCGAGGCCTGGTGGATCCCCCTGGAGCAAGGGCCTGAGGTCACCCCGGAACGGGAGGAGGAGCTGGCAAAACGGCTGGGCGGCAAGGCGGCTGCCCTGCGCCGGCTGGCAGGCCTGGGCCATCCCGTGGGGCCGGCGCTTGTGATCCTGCCGGAGGCCTTCGCCCTGGCCCTGGAACCCGACCACCCCTGCCCCCGCCGCCTGCCCGACTGGCTGGAGGCCGACATGCGCCGGGCCGTGCAGAGTCAGTTGCCCAGCGGAGGTCGGCTGGCGGTGCGGTCTTCTGCGCCTCAGGAAGACGGACGACAGCGCAGCTTTGCGGGGCAATACACCTCCGTGCTGGAGGTGGAGCCAGACGACCTCGCTCGAGCGGTGCTGGCGGTGTGGGCCTCGGCGTTCGAGCCGTCGGTGCGGGCCTACAGCTCGGCAGCAGCCTCCACCCCAGCCCCCTTCACAGCGCCAGCCGTGCTGGTGCAACCGATGCTCCGCCCGCTGGTGGCCGGGGTGGCGTTCAGCGCCGATCCCCTCACCGGCCAGCGGGGCGTGACCGTGATCCAGGCGGTGGCGGGCGTGGCCGCCGATCTGCTGGCGGGAACGGCCGAAGGCGACCTGTACCACCTCAGCTGGGACGACCGGGTCCTGGAGAGTCGCCCCCTCCAGGCCGGCCGCCCCCTGCTGGACAGGGCCCGTCTGCTGGCGGTGCATCACCTGGTACGCCAGGTCGCCCGCGACTGCGGCACCCCCCAGGACGTGGAATGGGCCCTGGAGGCTCCGGAGCACCCAGGGGGGCCGGAGCGCCTCTGGCTGCTGCAGGCCCGACCGATCACCACCCTCGCGCGGGTCGCCGATCCCGACGGTGTCGTGGCGCTGTGGGACAACAGCAACATCGTGGAGAGCTACAGCGGCGTCACCACCCCGCTCACCTTCTCCTTCGCCCGCAAGGCCTACACGGAGGTCTACACCCAGTTCTGTCTGTTCATGGGGGTGCCCGCCAGCCGCGTGCGCCGGCATCGGCGGGTGTTCGCCACCATGATCGGCTTCCTGGAGGGGCGGATCTACTACAACCTCCACAGCTGGTACCGGGTGTTGTCGCTGCTGCCGGGGTATGGGCTCAATGCCGCCTTCCTCGAGCAGATGCTGGGGGTGCAGCAACCACTGGAGACCCGTCAACGGGAGCGGCTGCGGCTGGAGCCACCGGTCCCTCCCCTGCGGGATCTGCTGCGGCTGGTGAGGGCGAGCGGCTCCCTGCTGGGCAACTACCTCACTCTGGAGCGGCGGCGGCGCAACTTTCTGGCCCGGCTGGATCGGGTGCTGCCCGCTGCCCACGAGGCCACGGCGCTGGCGGAAGCCCGGCCGGATCAGCTGGTGGAGCGCTACCGCGCCATCGAAGCGGAGTTGCTCAACCGCTGGGATGCACCCCTGATCAACGACTTCTACGCCATGGTGCTGCACGGCGTACTGGGCCGCCTGCTGGAACGCTGGGGCCTCGATGCGGGCGGGGGCCTGCGCAATGCCTGGATCAGCGAGATCGGATCGGTGATCAGCAGCGAACCGCCCCGTCGCATCGCCGCGATGGCGGCGCTGGTGGTGGAACTGGACGTGGAGCAGCCTGCTCTGGTGACCCTGCTGCGGCGCGGCTCCCTGCCGGCCATCCGCCGCGCCCTGGCCACCGTGCCCGAGCTGGAGGCAGCGTTGAACGATTACCTCGCCGTGTTCGGCGATCGCTGCCTGGAGGAACTCAAGCTCGAGAGCCTCACCCTCCGCGACGATCCCCTGCCCCTGCTGCGCACCCTCGGGGCCGCTGCTGCTGCTGCGGCCGCGATGACGGCGCGAAGCCAACAGGGACCTTCCTCGGGACCGGCAGCTCCACGGGACCAGACTCCGGCTCAAGGCCTGGCCAGGGCTCAGGTTCAGGCCACGGCTCAAGCCACGGACTCGGCACCTCTGCAGTCCGCACGGGTGTTGCGCGGGCCCCAGCGCTGGCTGCTGTTCGGATTACGTCGTCAGCTGCGGCGGCTGGTGGCGAACCGGGAGAACCTGCGCTTCGAGCGCACCCGCGTGTTCGGCCTGGCCCGGCGCCTGCTGCTGGAGCTGGGCCGTCGCCTGGCCGCCCTCGATCGTCTCGACCGCGCCGAGGATGTGTTCTTCCTGGAGGTGGACGAGGTGATGGCGGTGGTGGAGGGCAATGGCACCACCACAGACCTGCGCGGCCTCGTCGCCCTGCGCCGCGCCGAATGGCAGCGGCACGGCCGTCAGCCGCCCCTGCCGAGGCGCTTTGAAACCCGGGGCCTGCCGACGCTCGACCTGCCGCCGCCTCCGAAGCCAGCCTCTCCCCTCAGCGATCCCGGGGATTCGGCCGCAGAACAGGTGGCCGCATCCACCGCTGAATCCGTCTGGCAAGGCACGGCCTGTTCCCCCGGGCGCGTGCGGGGCAAGGTGGCACTGGTGAACAATCCGCGGGCCTGGCTGGAGGGGCCGGGGGCCACCGCCAACGAACCGCGCATCCTGGTGGCCGCCTGCACCGATCCGGGCTGGGTGCTGCTCTTCCCCCAGGCCTGCGCCCTGCTGGTGGAGCGGGGCAGCGTGCTCTCCCATGTGGCGATCGTGGCGCGGGAGCTGGGGCTGCCCATGGTCACCGAGCTGGCCGGCCTCAGCTCCCTGCTGCAGAACGACGACTGGCTGGAGATCGATGGCGGCAGCGGATTGGTCCGCCGCTGCGCTGGCCCCGAACCCGGCACCTGGTGA
- a CDS encoding DUF3419 family protein, translating into MSHLLYGQCWEDADRLVEALAPLQGCRVLSIASGGENSLALLAEGASQVVAIDRHPAQIALLALKAAAYGCLDPSELLVFLGAWEQPEEPATGDLSLAGPQSSSPAVGLHRLELYRRCRERLDAASLQFWDRQPQLIAAGVLQAGRFERYLARFRRWIVPRLADPDGWQALLEGLNAEERSAWFQRRWQSRGQRLLLHLVFSRLLLGGLGTSPEQVLYGKGSQSRQLVERLRHALIALDPAENPYLHWILRGRFGAHLPRALRPEVVPLVRRNLAALRLQTTSLEAYLASTHPSERFDRFNLSNLFDYQSPLATAELLGALRRRSAPGGRLVCWNRHADRDCRLAPPASWQDQADLAAELHRRDRVFFYKRLVVADARMDWSLAREVCDQRRRSAA; encoded by the coding sequence ATGTCCCACCTGCTCTATGGCCAGTGCTGGGAGGATGCCGATCGGCTGGTGGAGGCCCTGGCACCCCTGCAGGGCTGCCGCGTGCTCTCGATCGCCTCCGGCGGCGAGAACAGCCTGGCCCTGCTCGCTGAAGGGGCCAGCCAGGTGGTCGCCATCGACCGCCATCCCGCCCAGATCGCCCTGCTCGCCCTCAAGGCCGCGGCCTACGGCTGCCTGGATCCGAGCGAGCTGCTGGTGTTTCTGGGGGCCTGGGAACAACCTGAGGAGCCAGCGACTGGGGATCTGTCACTCGCGGGCCCGCAGTCTTCTTCTCCAGCCGTGGGCCTGCACCGGCTGGAGCTCTACCGGCGCTGCCGCGAGCGGCTCGATGCCGCCTCCCTCCAGTTCTGGGACCGGCAGCCGCAGCTGATCGCAGCGGGGGTGCTGCAGGCCGGACGGTTTGAGCGCTACCTGGCCCGTTTCCGCCGCTGGATCGTGCCCCGCCTGGCGGATCCCGACGGCTGGCAGGCGCTGCTGGAGGGGCTGAATGCTGAGGAACGCAGCGCCTGGTTCCAGCGCCGCTGGCAGAGCCGCGGCCAGCGGCTGCTGCTCCATCTGGTGTTCTCGCGTCTCCTGCTGGGCGGACTGGGCACCAGCCCGGAGCAGGTGCTCTACGGCAAGGGCTCCCAGAGCCGGCAGCTGGTGGAGCGCCTGCGCCATGCCCTGATCGCCCTGGATCCCGCCGAGAATCCCTACCTGCACTGGATCCTGAGGGGCCGCTTCGGAGCCCATCTGCCCCGGGCCCTGCGGCCTGAGGTGGTGCCGCTGGTGCGCCGCAACCTGGCGGCGCTCCGCCTGCAGACCACCTCTCTGGAGGCGTACCTGGCCTCGACCCACCCGTCCGAGCGCTTCGATCGGTTCAACCTCAGCAACCTCTTCGACTACCAGTCGCCACTTGCCACGGCGGAGCTGTTGGGCGCCCTGCGCCGCCGTTCGGCCCCAGGTGGCCGCCTGGTCTGCTGGAACCGCCACGCCGACCGCGACTGCCGCCTGGCGCCGCCGGCAAGCTGGCAGGACCAGGCGGACCTGGCAGCAGAGCTGCACCGGCGCGACCGGGTCTTCTTCTACAAGCGCCTGGTGGTGGCGGACGCCAGGATGGACTGGAGCCTGGCCCGGGAGGTCTGCGATCAACGCCGCCGTTCTGCCGCTTGA
- a CDS encoding GNAT family N-acetyltransferase has protein sequence MVVDGRERARCTLWWNHTPTIAGGRLGTIGALSGRGPSAFQPTGGDAVAADLSTDFATDLTAARTLLDHACRRLETQGCTQVLAPMNGSSWQPYRCREPISPAAAAPDPLAGFAGEPLPGPEWIAPLSRCGFRVQQRYHSFLCNDLTQRRRRGRPTRLETLRIRRASELDATAGLAQVQALLPQVHGLLHRAFQRQPWFLPLPLDTFCRLQLQSGGLASIDPHSSLLAFAGEQLVGLLLAHPADASGTTLVIRTLAVLPGRPWAGLGRLLLEQAHAAAQQRGFRQVVHALMLENGAGQALSRHYARPLRSYVLLGRRLGPGPGE, from the coding sequence GTGGTGGTGGATGGGCGGGAGCGGGCCCGCTGCACCCTCTGGTGGAACCACACGCCGACCATCGCCGGTGGGCGGCTGGGAACGATCGGCGCCCTGTCTGGCCGTGGTCCGAGCGCGTTCCAACCCACCGGCGGCGATGCTGTCGCCGCCGATCTCTCCACCGATTTCGCAACCGATCTCACCGCCGCCCGCACCCTGCTCGATCACGCCTGCCGGCGCCTGGAGACGCAGGGCTGCACCCAGGTGCTGGCCCCGATGAACGGCAGCAGCTGGCAGCCCTACCGCTGCCGCGAGCCGATCAGTCCGGCAGCTGCAGCACCTGACCCGCTGGCGGGTTTCGCGGGCGAGCCCCTGCCCGGCCCCGAATGGATCGCGCCCCTGAGCCGCTGCGGTTTCCGCGTGCAGCAGCGCTACCACTCCTTTCTCTGCAACGACCTCACCCAGCGGCGGCGGCGCGGCAGGCCCACCCGCCTGGAGACCCTGCGGATCCGCAGAGCCTCGGAGCTCGACGCGACGGCCGGGCTGGCCCAGGTCCAGGCTCTGCTGCCCCAGGTCCACGGCCTGCTGCATCGGGCCTTCCAGCGGCAACCCTGGTTTCTGCCGCTGCCCCTGGACACCTTCTGCCGGCTCCAGCTCCAGAGCGGCGGCCTGGCCAGCATCGATCCCCACAGCAGCCTGCTGGCCTTCGCCGGCGAGCAGCTTGTGGGTCTGCTGCTGGCCCATCCCGCCGATGCCAGCGGCACCACCCTGGTGATCCGCACCCTGGCGGTGCTGCCGGGCCGCCCCTGGGCAGGGCTGGGGAGGCTGCTGCTGGAGCAGGCCCACGCCGCGGCCCAGCAGCGGGGCTTCCGGCAGGTGGTGCATGCCCTGATGCTGGAGAACGGAGCCGGGCAGGCCCTGAGCCGGCACTACGCTCGCCCCCTGAGGAGTTACGTGCTGCTGGGCCGCCGCCTCGGCCCCGGCCCGGGGGAGTGA
- a CDS encoding hydantoinase B/oxoprolinase family protein, whose protein sequence is MTHQPASGWRFWIDRGGTFTDVVGRDPQGQLHVSKVLSVQPHRRGDPAVRALRQMAELAEQAPIPAGLIEEVRLGTTVATNALLERCGQPAVLLINQGLSDLPWIGDQHRPDLFALRIVRPEPLLERVIAVEGRLTASGAELRPLQLDGRLEAELRAALAEGIRGCAVALLHSVRNPDHERRLGAWLEQLGFDPVVLSHRLSPQPRLLPRCQTSLAEASIAPVLGSYLAQVEAALGTATRLRVMQSSGGLAAPRQLHAKDTILSGPAGGMVGAVRVAEAAGLGSSPIVGFDMGGTSTDVFHFDPGRGALAWDRSAETEIGGLLLQAPRLPIHTVASGGGSVLHYDGERLQVGPRSAGADPGPACYRNGGPLTVTDANLLLGRLQATHFPAVFGVDGDQPPDRGVVEQGFAALAAAMGAACMGTAYTAEAVAEGALAVAIERMAEAIRRISIQRGHDIRQAVLVCYGGAGGQHACRLAEALGVRRVLLHPLAGVLSAYGIGLAEQRQLLQRNLRQPLDAALLEALPGHAEQLLAQGRARLEAAGDSLVDLAVEVQLELRLPGSEQGLRLSWPNDLAGLRRGFIAAHQRRFGYVPGSSAASTTPLEERAEEANAPDLPLPELPLPELPLMPELPLMVELLELEVVSGRGSAKPASAGPVDRDRSSPGQPSGRSEAETKSETKFETKSKTKSEIKSQSGSAFGPWSGSEPATQPHPQPDQDADTARLYLPAQGWCRVPLLQRHQLKGGGDLNGPALIAETTGMVVLEPGWSARTLAGGELLLQAIASASPASSGSAAEPAHPAAPTAKAELRAAADPVRLELYNHRFAAIAEQMGVRLQQTSQSVNIRERLDFSCALFDHQGRLVANAPHIPVHLGSMGASVLSLLRAVAEGRLPPLRPGDAIASNDPYDGGTHLPDITVVTPVFAGAAGGAAPVLFVACRGHHADVGGITPGSMPPFSRSIGEEGVLLRNVPVLAGGHFDRAAWEERLGSATPPVRNPGQLLADLQAQVAANQLGVRELQSLIEREGLQEVQAYLGHVQANAAAAVRRLLESLQGGQHRVELDHGGQIQVAVRVDRQARRAVVDFSGTSPQQPDNANAPLAVTRAVVLYVFRCLVGEEIPLNEGCFEPLEIVVPPGCLLHPQPPAAVVAGNVETSQAVANALFGALGVMAAAQGTMNNLSFGNDRCQYYETICGGTGAGIDRQGRGFAGAAAVQSHMTNSRLTDPEILEDRYPVLLERFAIRRGSGGAGHWPGGDGVVRDLRFLEPMTVSLLSGSRRVPPFGLAGGQPGLCGTDRLRRADGSLEAVAGCAELAVEPGDRLVVETPGGGGFGAMEQGDV, encoded by the coding sequence ATGACGCATCAGCCCGCCTCCGGCTGGCGGTTCTGGATCGACCGGGGTGGCACCTTCACCGATGTGGTGGGCCGCGATCCCCAGGGCCAGCTGCACGTCTCCAAGGTGCTGTCGGTGCAGCCCCACCGCCGGGGCGATCCCGCCGTGCGGGCCCTGAGGCAGATGGCAGAGCTGGCGGAGCAGGCGCCCATCCCCGCCGGCTTGATCGAGGAGGTGCGTCTGGGCACCACCGTGGCCACCAATGCCCTGCTGGAGCGCTGCGGCCAGCCGGCGGTGCTGCTGATCAACCAGGGCCTCAGCGACCTGCCCTGGATCGGAGATCAGCACCGGCCGGATCTGTTCGCGCTGCGGATCGTACGGCCCGAGCCCCTGCTGGAGCGGGTGATCGCCGTGGAGGGTCGGCTCACGGCATCGGGAGCGGAGCTGCGCCCCCTGCAGCTGGATGGACGCCTGGAAGCGGAGCTGCGTGCCGCCTTGGCCGAGGGCATCCGCGGCTGTGCCGTGGCCCTGCTCCACAGCGTGCGCAATCCCGACCACGAAAGGCGGCTGGGGGCCTGGCTGGAGCAGCTCGGCTTCGATCCGGTGGTGCTCTCCCATCGGCTCAGTCCACAGCCCCGGCTGCTGCCTCGCTGCCAGACCAGCCTGGCCGAGGCCAGCATCGCCCCGGTGCTGGGCAGCTATCTGGCCCAGGTGGAGGCGGCCCTGGGCACGGCCACGCGCCTGCGGGTGATGCAGTCGAGCGGGGGCCTGGCCGCGCCACGCCAGCTCCATGCCAAGGACACGATCCTCTCCGGCCCCGCCGGCGGCATGGTGGGTGCCGTGCGCGTGGCCGAGGCGGCGGGGCTGGGATCGAGCCCGATCGTGGGTTTCGACATGGGCGGCACCTCCACCGATGTGTTCCACTTCGATCCCGGCCGTGGCGCCCTGGCCTGGGACCGGAGCGCCGAGACCGAGATCGGCGGCCTGCTGCTGCAGGCGCCCCGGCTGCCGATCCACACGGTGGCCTCCGGTGGCGGGTCGGTGCTCCACTACGACGGCGAGCGGCTGCAGGTGGGGCCCCGCTCGGCGGGCGCCGATCCGGGTCCGGCCTGTTACCGCAACGGCGGCCCCCTCACGGTGACCGACGCCAACCTGCTGCTCGGTCGCCTGCAGGCGACGCACTTTCCGGCGGTGTTCGGCGTCGATGGCGACCAGCCCCCCGATCGGGGCGTGGTCGAGCAGGGGTTTGCGGCTCTGGCGGCCGCCATGGGCGCCGCCTGCATGGGTACGGCCTACACGGCGGAAGCGGTGGCCGAGGGCGCGCTGGCGGTGGCGATCGAGCGGATGGCTGAGGCGATCCGGCGGATCTCGATCCAACGCGGCCACGACATCCGTCAGGCGGTGCTGGTCTGCTACGGCGGCGCCGGCGGTCAGCATGCCTGCCGCCTGGCGGAAGCTCTGGGGGTGCGCCGGGTGCTGCTGCACCCCCTCGCCGGCGTGTTGTCGGCCTATGGCATCGGGCTGGCCGAACAACGGCAGTTGTTGCAGCGGAACCTGCGCCAACCCCTCGATGCCGCCCTGCTCGAGGCACTGCCCGGCCACGCGGAGCAGCTGCTGGCCCAGGGCCGGGCCCGGCTCGAGGCCGCTGGCGATTCCCTCGTGGATCTGGCGGTGGAGGTGCAGCTGGAGCTGCGGCTGCCGGGCAGTGAGCAGGGGCTGCGGCTGAGCTGGCCCAACGACCTGGCCGGGCTGCGGCGCGGCTTCATCGCCGCCCACCAACGGCGCTTCGGCTATGTGCCCGGGAGCTCGGCAGCCTCGACAACACCCCTGGAGGAGCGGGCGGAGGAGGCGAACGCCCCTGATCTGCCCCTGCCTGAACTGCCCCTGCCTGAACTGCCCCTGATGCCTGAACTGCCCCTGATGGTGGAGCTGCTGGAGCTGGAGGTGGTGAGTGGTCGGGGTTCAGCGAAGCCAGCCAGCGCCGGGCCTGTGGACCGAGATCGAAGCAGCCCAGGCCAGCCTTCAGGCCGGTCCGAAGCCGAGACCAAGTCAGAAACCAAGTTCGAGACCAAGTCCAAAACCAAGTCTGAGATCAAGTCCCAGTCCGGATCCGCGTTCGGGCCCTGGTCCGGGTCTGAGCCAGCAACGCAGCCCCATCCACAACCCGATCAGGACGCAGACACCGCACGGCTGTATCTGCCGGCCCAGGGCTGGTGCCGGGTGCCGCTGCTGCAACGCCACCAGTTGAAGGGCGGCGGTGACCTGAACGGCCCGGCCCTGATCGCCGAGACCACCGGCATGGTGGTGCTCGAACCCGGCTGGTCAGCCCGAACACTGGCCGGAGGCGAGCTGCTGCTGCAGGCGATCGCGTCCGCCTCGCCAGCATCCAGCGGTTCAGCAGCCGAGCCCGCCCATCCGGCAGCCCCCACGGCGAAAGCCGAGCTCAGGGCAGCTGCCGATCCGGTGCGGCTGGAGCTCTACAACCACCGCTTCGCCGCCATCGCCGAGCAGATGGGGGTGCGCCTGCAGCAGACCAGCCAGTCGGTGAACATCCGCGAGCGGCTCGATTTCTCCTGCGCCCTGTTTGATCACCAGGGGCGGCTGGTGGCCAACGCCCCCCACATCCCGGTGCATCTGGGCTCGATGGGCGCCAGCGTGCTCAGCCTGCTGCGGGCCGTGGCTGAGGGTCGCCTGCCACCCCTGCGCCCCGGCGATGCGATCGCCAGCAACGACCCCTACGACGGCGGCACCCACCTGCCGGACATCACCGTGGTGACGCCGGTGTTCGCCGGGGCAGCGGGCGGTGCCGCGCCGGTCCTGTTCGTGGCCTGCCGCGGCCACCACGCCGATGTGGGCGGCATCACGCCGGGATCGATGCCGCCCTTCAGCCGCAGCATCGGCGAGGAGGGCGTGCTCCTGCGGAACGTGCCGGTGCTGGCGGGCGGCCACTTTGATCGAGCGGCCTGGGAGGAGCGGCTGGGCAGTGCCACACCACCGGTGCGCAACCCCGGCCAGCTGCTGGCCGATCTGCAGGCCCAGGTGGCGGCGAATCAGCTGGGGGTGCGGGAGCTGCAGAGCCTGATCGAGCGGGAGGGGCTGCAGGAGGTGCAGGCCTACCTGGGGCATGTGCAGGCCAACGCCGCAGCAGCGGTGCGCCGCCTGCTGGAGAGCCTGCAGGGCGGACAGCACAGGGTCGAACTCGATCACGGCGGCCAGATTCAGGTGGCGGTTCGGGTCGATCGGCAGGCCCGCCGGGCCGTGGTGGATTTCAGCGGCACCTCCCCCCAGCAGCCCGACAATGCCAACGCGCCCCTGGCCGTGACCCGGGCCGTGGTGCTCTACGTGTTCCGCTGCCTGGTGGGGGAGGAGATTCCGCTCAACGAGGGTTGCTTCGAGCCCCTGGAGATCGTGGTGCCACCGGGATGCCTGCTCCATCCGCAGCCGCCCGCGGCGGTGGTGGCCGGCAATGTGGAAACCTCCCAGGCGGTGGCCAATGCCCTGTTCGGCGCCCTGGGCGTGATGGCAGCAGCGCAGGGAACGATGAACAACCTCAGCTTCGGCAACGACCGCTGCCAGTACTACGAAACCATCTGTGGCGGCACCGGTGCCGGCATCGATCGTCAGGGGCGGGGCTTCGCCGGAGCGGCGGCGGTGCAGAGCCACATGACCAACTCGCGCCTCACCGATCCGGAAATCCTGGAAGACCGCTACCCGGTGCTGCTGGAGCGCTTTGCGATCCGCCGCGGCAGCGGGGGTGCCGGCCACTGGCCCGGCGGGGATGGGGTGGTGCGCGACCTGCGCTTCCTGGAGCCGATGACCGTGTCGCTGCTGAGCGGCTCGCGGCGGGTGCCACCCTTCGGCCTGGCGGGCGGACAGCCGGGCCTGTGCGGCACCGATCGGTTGCGGCGCGCCGATGGGAGCCTGGAGGCCGTGGCCGGTTGCGCTGAGCTTGCCGTGGAGCCCGGCGATCGGCTGGTGGTGGAAACTCCGGGCGGCGGCGGCTTTGGCGCCATGGAGCAGGGAGACGTCTGA
- the ggt gene encoding gamma-glutamyltransferase: protein MHRSPGPSPHHHLREGNRRAQLRGGIRPSTGVLAAAGVLALLGQPIGSASALEQSTRLAAAVPGPPQPAAADLQERRQRFYPLWSPRGVVASQDRLASEVGAATLRAGGNAVDAAVATAFALAVTLPQAGNIGGGGFLVLWLPGASPAAARGCPLERDPELRLGGGTAVAVNFREKAPLAARPDLFLRADGTVDRQRATRSLLSTGVPGTVAGLTLAQHCYGRLPLRNVLAPAIDLAREGFRVGRVLSDSLTAAAPLLQADPTSRRLFFGANAPASTSHPAAAPRPLAPGELLVQPELADTLSRIASEGERGFYRGPTAENLVALMRERSGLIRHDDLQAYRAQLVRPLSTQFRGATVLTQPPPSSGVTLLQLLKLLEPLDLEASGLNGAATIHPMVEAMNLAFSDRNALLGDPDQVAVPLDRLLDPARLAAQRRSINGRRHRPAAELAAEPALGREGTNTTHLSVADAQGGLVALTTTLNFAYGNGVSVPGAGYLLNNEMDDFTALPGAANAFGLRQGEANAIAPGRRPLSSMSPTLVFRANGEPWLATGTPGGSRIITTVLQVLLNRLVFGLNLAGAVASPRLHSQLWPDQISLEQGFSPDTIDLLEKLGHHVVKTAAMGSANSVEVVPKAAGGGSLGVADPRRPEGAAVAE, encoded by the coding sequence ATGCACCGCTCACCCGGGCCCTCCCCCCATCACCATCTCCGAGAGGGCAACCGCCGAGCCCAGCTCCGAGGCGGCATTCGCCCTTCGACTGGCGTTCTGGCAGCGGCAGGCGTCCTGGCCCTTCTGGGCCAGCCAATCGGCTCGGCCTCAGCCCTTGAACAATCGACTCGGCTCGCCGCTGCCGTTCCGGGCCCGCCCCAGCCGGCCGCCGCCGATCTGCAGGAGCGACGGCAGCGCTTCTATCCGCTCTGGTCGCCGCGGGGGGTGGTGGCCAGCCAGGACCGCCTCGCCTCGGAGGTGGGTGCGGCGACCCTGCGGGCCGGGGGCAATGCGGTGGATGCGGCGGTGGCCACGGCCTTCGCCCTGGCGGTGACCCTGCCCCAGGCGGGCAACATCGGCGGCGGCGGCTTCCTGGTGCTCTGGTTACCCGGAGCCTCACCGGCAGCGGCCCGTGGCTGCCCGCTGGAGCGCGATCCCGAGCTGCGTCTGGGGGGTGGCACTGCCGTGGCAGTGAATTTCCGCGAAAAGGCGCCCCTGGCGGCCCGGCCCGACCTGTTCCTGCGCGCCGATGGCACGGTGGACCGGCAGCGGGCCACCCGCAGCCTGCTCAGCACCGGTGTGCCCGGCACGGTGGCGGGCCTGACCCTGGCCCAGCACTGCTATGGCCGCCTGCCGCTGCGGAACGTTCTGGCACCAGCGATCGACCTCGCCCGAGAGGGTTTCCGGGTCGGCCGGGTACTGAGCGATTCCCTCACCGCTGCCGCCCCGCTGCTGCAGGCCGATCCCACCTCCCGGCGCCTGTTCTTCGGGGCGAATGCGCCGGCCTCGACTTCCCACCCTGCCGCTGCACCGCGCCCCCTCGCGCCGGGGGAGCTGCTGGTCCAGCCGGAGCTGGCGGACACCCTCAGCCGCATCGCTTCCGAGGGGGAGCGCGGCTTCTACCGGGGGCCCACGGCCGAGAACCTGGTGGCCCTGATGCGCGAGCGCAGTGGCCTGATCCGCCACGACGATCTGCAGGCCTACCGGGCCCAGCTGGTGCGGCCGCTCAGCACGCAGTTCCGCGGTGCCACCGTGCTCACCCAGCCGCCCCCCAGCAGCGGCGTGACCCTGCTGCAACTGCTGAAGCTGCTCGAACCGCTGGATCTCGAAGCGAGCGGCCTCAATGGTGCCGCCACGATCCACCCGATGGTGGAAGCGATGAATCTGGCCTTCAGCGACCGCAACGCCCTGCTCGGCGATCCCGATCAGGTGGCGGTGCCCCTGGATCGCTTGCTCGATCCGGCTCGGCTCGCCGCCCAGCGGCGCAGCATCAACGGGCGACGGCACCGGCCCGCGGCGGAGCTGGCGGCCGAACCAGCCCTGGGCCGGGAGGGAACCAACACCACCCACCTCTCGGTGGCAGACGCCCAGGGAGGCTTGGTGGCCCTCACGACCACGCTCAACTTCGCCTACGGCAACGGTGTCAGCGTGCCGGGCGCGGGTTATCTGCTTAACAATGAAATGGACGATTTCACCGCCCTGCCCGGTGCGGCTAATGCCTTCGGGCTGCGGCAGGGCGAGGCGAACGCCATCGCCCCAGGCCGAAGGCCGCTGAGCTCGATGAGCCCCACCCTGGTGTTCCGCGCCAATGGGGAGCCCTGGCTGGCCACCGGAACCCCCGGCGGCAGCCGCATCATCACCACAGTGCTGCAGGTACTGCTCAATCGCCTGGTGTTCGGGCTCAACCTGGCCGGGGCAGTGGCCTCACCGCGGCTGCACAGCCAGCTCTGGCCCGATCAGATCAGCCTGGAGCAGGGCTTCAGCCCAGACACGATCGATCTGCTCGAGAAGCTGGGCCACCACGTGGTGAAGACGGCGGCGATGGGATCGGCCAACAGCGTGGAGGTGGTGCCCAAGGCAGCCGGTGGCGGCAGCCTCGGGGTCGCGGATCCGCGCCGCCCCGAAGGAGCCGCTGTGGCGGAGTGA